The genomic stretch GAGGCCGCGTCCCAGACCATCCTTGACCGCTATCACGAGGTCGGTGGCAACTTCATCGACACGGCCGACATCTACACCATGTGGACGAAGGGCAACCCCGGTGGCATCTCCGAGGAGATCATTGGGCGCTGGATGAAAGACCGGGGCAACCGGGACGATCTCGTGGTGGCGACCAAGGTGCGCGGCGCGATGGGCGAGTTTGGCGTCGAGGGGCGCGGCAGCATCAAACAGCGCGAGGGGCTGTCGCGCCGCTGGATCATGAAGGCCTGCGAGGACAGCCTGCGCCGGCTCCAGACCGACCACATCGACCTGTATCAGGTGCACTGGGTCGACAACCAGACGCCCATCGAGGAGACCCTGTCGGCGCTGACCGATCTGGTGCGCCGGGGCTACGTGCGCTACATCGGCTGTTCCAACTACAGCGCGTGGCGGCTGATGCAGGCCCTGTGGACAAGTGACCGCCGCAACCTGGAGAGCTTCGTGAGCATCCAGCCCGAGTACTCGCTGCTGTCACCCACCCGCGCGAACTTCGAGCGGGAACTCCAGCGCGTGTGCGTCGAGTACGGCCTGGGCGTGGTGCCGTGGAGCCCGCTGGGCGGCGGCCTGCTGACCGGCAAGTACCGCCGGGGCCAGCCCATGCCCGACTCGGTGCGGGCGGGCGAGGCCGGCAAGCGCCTGACCGAGCACAACGACGCCATCATCGGCACGCTGGACACCGTCGCGCAGCGGCACGGGGCGAAACCCGCGCAGGTCGCGCTGGCATGGCTGCTCCAGACCCCGGCCATGACCGCGCCCATCGTCGGCGCGAACAGCGTGGCGCAGCTCGACGACCTGCTGGGTACCCTGACGCTGAACCTCACGCCGGATGACGTGAAGGAGATCGACACGGCCAGCGACTGGGAGCGGGCCCGCACCGAACAGGAGCGCTGAGGCACGCGGCCTGACTTTGGGACGGGGGCCGG from Deinococcus sp. AB2017081 encodes the following:
- a CDS encoding aldo/keto reductase, which produces MTTYRRLGRSGLHLFPLGLGTMQFGWSADEAASQTILDRYHEVGGNFIDTADIYTMWTKGNPGGISEEIIGRWMKDRGNRDDLVVATKVRGAMGEFGVEGRGSIKQREGLSRRWIMKACEDSLRRLQTDHIDLYQVHWVDNQTPIEETLSALTDLVRRGYVRYIGCSNYSAWRLMQALWTSDRRNLESFVSIQPEYSLLSPTRANFERELQRVCVEYGLGVVPWSPLGGGLLTGKYRRGQPMPDSVRAGEAGKRLTEHNDAIIGTLDTVAQRHGAKPAQVALAWLLQTPAMTAPIVGANSVAQLDDLLGTLTLNLTPDDVKEIDTASDWERARTEQER